The proteins below are encoded in one region of Candidatus Bathyarchaeota archaeon:
- a CDS encoding ABC transporter permease, protein MASSALLERRFRAGLTIFMVIIGSSLIMAINGLSAGSENLITDQLGTLGSNLIIVRPYAAGGGFSIGMPEQKPKLVFNEQTVNTLKGIQGVSSVVPFYEGIVTIKSGGKEKTATLVGIENNMLTSVAPKLELLEGSFVTKTDQIGIVLGNNVAYGENDVLFARNGQTLSVEFSKVEQKGSFEELKTKRKSFQVKGILNELGNILIDNQVFVSLPAANSVLEKEGKYSGIYVISRDAQLNDMIVEEIKDIYGDKIGVTTPKAIIEVIKQILGAFNANVQAIGAISLIVGAIGIITTLYTSVLERTSEIGVLKAIGFSNSTILQLFLMESAIIGFAGGLGGVFTGIGLSYLLSKYNPFTRGLGLNPIFKIESIFFVIILTAVLSIIAGLYPAWKAASLSPIKALQKK, encoded by the coding sequence TTGGCCTCCTCAGCATTATTAGAGAGAAGGTTTAGAGCGGGTCTGACAATCTTTATGGTAATTATCGGTTCTTCTTTAATAATGGCCATTAACGGTTTGAGCGCCGGTAGTGAAAATCTAATAACTGATCAGTTGGGAACTCTGGGATCAAATTTGATTATAGTTAGACCATATGCTGCAGGTGGAGGTTTTTCAATCGGTATGCCAGAACAAAAACCTAAACTTGTTTTCAATGAGCAAACTGTTAATACGTTAAAGGGAATTCAAGGTGTAAGTTCTGTTGTACCATTTTATGAAGGAATAGTCACAATAAAATCTGGTGGAAAGGAAAAAACAGCAACATTGGTTGGAATAGAAAATAATATGCTTACCTCAGTTGCACCAAAACTTGAGCTACTGGAAGGTTCTTTTGTAACTAAAACTGATCAAATCGGTATAGTCTTAGGTAATAATGTGGCTTATGGGGAAAATGATGTATTATTTGCTAGAAATGGTCAGACTTTGAGTGTTGAATTTTCCAAAGTTGAACAAAAGGGTTCGTTTGAAGAGCTTAAGACTAAAAGAAAAAGTTTCCAAGTAAAGGGAATTCTAAATGAGTTGGGCAACATACTTATAGATAATCAGGTATTTGTCTCACTGCCAGCAGCTAATTCGGTGCTTGAAAAAGAAGGAAAATATTCTGGGATTTATGTTATCTCAAGAGATGCCCAATTGAATGATATGATCGTTGAAGAGATCAAAGATATCTATGGTGATAAAATCGGTGTTACAACACCTAAGGCAATCATAGAAGTCATAAAACAAATCCTTGGTGCCTTTAACGCAAATGTTCAAGCTATAGGGGCTATTTCACTAATTGTAGGAGCTATTGGTATTATTACGACTCTATATACATCTGTTTTAGAAAGAACAAGTGAAATAGGAGTTCTAAAAGCCATAGGTTTCAGTAATTCTACGATTCTACAATTGTTCCTAATGGAGTCTGCAATAATTGGTTTTGCTGGTGGTTTAGGAGGAGTATTTACAGGGATTGGTCTTTCCTATCTATTAAGTAAATACAATCCTTTTACTCGTGGACTAGGTTTGAATCCAATTTTCAAAATTGAAAGTATATTTTTTGTGATTATATTGACTGCAGTTTTAAGCATTATTGCCGGATTATATCCAGCATGGAAAGCTGCAAGTTTAAGTCCTATAAAGGCGCTTCAAAAAAAATGA